Proteins from one Nitrobacteraceae bacterium AZCC 2146 genomic window:
- a CDS encoding hypothetical protein (product_source=Hypo-rule applied): MRHADIWRSVLNTFAQFIVPGRHSAILSKLPLRGARRNDPQPDERNAIRDSRNDALSFVIPPHPPLSFRDAPSSAIADEGAGPESITTIGRMDSGLVHSAPDGAECTPRNDRRGDVEEKIHITN, from the coding sequence TTGCGGCATGCCGATATCTGGCGTTCGGTGCTGAACACGTTTGCCCAGTTTATTGTTCCGGGCAGGCATTCCGCGATTTTATCGAAGTTACCATTGCGCGGCGCGCGCCGTAATGATCCGCAGCCGGATGAGCGAAACGCAATCCGGGATTCACGCAACGATGCCCTCTCCTTTGTCATTCCCCCACACCCTCCCTTGTCATTCCGGGACGCGCCTTCGTCGGCGATAGCCGACGAAGGCGCGGGCCCGGAATCCATAACCACCATCGGGCGTATGGATTCCGGGCTCGTGCATTCAGCGCCTGATGGCGCCGAATGCACGCCCCGGAATGACAGGCGTGGGGATGTCGAAGAAAAAATTCACATCACCAATTGA
- a CDS encoding AraC-like DNA-binding protein (product_source=COG2207; cath_funfam=1.10.10.60; cog=COG2207; pfam=PF12833; smart=SM00342; superfamily=46689,47413): MQNTNFDSESLSETSCDVAKQSGRPSPDIVLDIVNVTEVGGLRGARIASVIAQINESFADQQFSTRVVAEKLGLSVRYVQDLLQGSGLSITDRIMELRLEKARAMLTDDRQCSLKISDVASSCGFNELSYFHRSFRRRFGASPARFRVQSMNG, translated from the coding sequence ATGCAAAATACAAATTTCGATTCAGAGAGTCTTTCCGAAACCAGTTGCGATGTTGCGAAGCAGAGCGGACGTCCGTCGCCGGACATCGTGCTGGATATCGTGAATGTGACGGAAGTGGGTGGCCTGCGCGGCGCCCGGATCGCCAGCGTGATCGCCCAGATCAACGAGAGTTTTGCCGACCAGCAATTCTCCACCCGCGTGGTTGCCGAAAAGCTCGGCCTCTCCGTGCGCTATGTGCAGGATCTGCTGCAGGGCTCCGGCCTCAGCATCACCGACCGGATCATGGAACTGCGGCTGGAGAAAGCCCGCGCCATGCTGACCGATGATCGGCAGTGCAGCCTGAAGATCAGCGATGTCGCCTCCAGCTGCGGCTTCAACGAGCTGTCCTATTTCCACCGCAGCTTCCGCCGTCGGTTCGGGGCTTCGCCGGCCAGGTTTCGCGTCCAGTCAATGAATGGCTGA
- a CDS encoding AhpD family alkylhydroperoxidase (product_source=TIGR00778; cog=COG2128; pfam=PF02627; superfamily=69118; tigrfam=TIGR00778) — translation MHPRLNFVKAAPDAYQAVVALDRYVVKDSGLEPAIIHLIKLRASQINGCAFCVDMHVKEARHDGLSEQWINLTSVWQESPVFTPRERAVLGWTEALTLVAQTRAPDADYEALREHFSEADCTKITVAIGAINVWNRLAVGFRSQHPVDAAKAAA, via the coding sequence ATGCATCCCCGTCTCAACTTCGTGAAAGCCGCCCCCGACGCCTATCAGGCCGTCGTCGCCCTCGACCGTTACGTCGTCAAGGACTCCGGCCTTGAGCCGGCCATCATCCACCTCATCAAGCTGCGGGCGTCGCAGATTAACGGCTGCGCCTTCTGCGTGGACATGCACGTCAAGGAAGCCCGCCACGACGGCCTGTCCGAACAGTGGATCAACCTGACCTCGGTCTGGCAGGAATCTCCCGTCTTCACCCCGCGCGAGCGCGCCGTGCTGGGCTGGACCGAGGCCCTGACGCTGGTGGCGCAGACCCGCGCGCCCGACGCCGACTATGAAGCCCTGCGCGAACATTTTTCCGAGGCGGACTGCACCAAGATCACGGTCGCCATAGGCGCGATCAATGTCTGGAATCGTCTCGCTGTCGGTTTCCGCAGCCAGCATCCGGTGGATGCCGCGAAAGCCGCCGCGTAA
- a CDS encoding Rrf2 family protein (product_source=TIGR00738; cath_funfam=1.10.10.10; cog=COG1959; pfam=PF02082; superfamily=46785; tigrfam=TIGR00738), which translates to MKLSDGVEQAIHSVAMLANLQPNGVLSAAALADFHGVSTSYLLKHLQALSGAGILTALPGPTGGYRLAKSPEQITLLDIVLAVEGSEPAFRCAEIRQRGPNPLPGKPTAPCQINTAMLRAERAYRAELAKVSVADVLEELGAHDVDGAIAARGCAFLEINERRRATA; encoded by the coding sequence ATGAAACTCAGCGACGGCGTTGAACAGGCGATCCACAGCGTGGCCATGCTCGCCAACCTGCAGCCCAACGGCGTGCTGTCTGCCGCCGCCCTTGCCGATTTTCATGGCGTATCGACCAGCTACCTCCTCAAGCATCTGCAGGCGCTCTCGGGCGCCGGAATTCTGACCGCCCTGCCCGGCCCGACCGGCGGTTACCGCCTCGCCAAGAGTCCAGAGCAGATCACCCTGCTCGACATCGTGCTCGCCGTCGAAGGCTCGGAACCCGCCTTCCGCTGCGCCGAAATCCGCCAGCGCGGCCCCAACCCGCTGCCCGGAAAGCCGACGGCGCCGTGCCAGATCAACACCGCCATGTTGCGTGCCGAACGCGCCTATCGCGCCGAGCTCGCCAAGGTCAGCGTGGCCGACGTGCTGGAAGAACTCGGCGCCCACGACGTCGATGGCGCCATCGCGGCCCGCGGCTGCGCGTTCCTGGAAATCAACGAACGGCGCCGCGCCACTGCCTGA
- a CDS encoding putative dithiol-disulfide oxidoreductase (DUF899 family) (product_source=COG4312; cog=COG4312; pfam=PF05988; superfamily=52833): MTRVNPMTSSSLKPAAELAEASSFRYPNESEAYRWARDALLVEEIELRRHIERVAEQRRALPEGGEVTKSYSFIGEQGPASFAELFGDKDTLVVYSYMFGPQREKPCPMCTSLLSAWDGEVPDIQQRVALAIVARSPIERLTAFKRQRGWQYLPLYSDPSAEFSRDYYGLTPDGGDDAAFNVFTRRNGTIRHFWAGEMNGATADPGQDPRGAPDLMPLWTILDVTPEGRGTDWYPKLQY; the protein is encoded by the coding sequence ATGACGAGAGTTAATCCCATGACCAGTTCCAGTCTGAAACCCGCGGCCGAACTCGCGGAGGCCAGCAGCTTTCGCTATCCCAACGAGAGCGAGGCCTATCGTTGGGCCCGCGATGCGCTGCTGGTGGAGGAGATCGAGCTGCGCCGCCATATCGAGCGCGTCGCCGAACAGCGCCGCGCGCTGCCGGAGGGCGGCGAGGTGACGAAATCCTACAGTTTCATCGGCGAGCAAGGCCCCGCCAGTTTTGCGGAGCTGTTCGGCGACAAGGATACGCTGGTGGTCTATTCCTACATGTTCGGCCCGCAGCGCGAAAAGCCATGCCCGATGTGCACCTCGCTGCTGTCGGCCTGGGATGGCGAGGTGCCGGACATCCAGCAGCGCGTGGCGCTGGCGATCGTGGCGCGCTCGCCGATCGAACGGCTGACGGCGTTCAAGCGCCAACGCGGCTGGCAGTATCTGCCGCTCTATTCGGACCCATCGGCCGAGTTCAGCCGCGATTATTACGGCCTGACCCCGGACGGCGGCGACGACGCGGCCTTCAATGTGTTTACCCGGCGCAATGGTACCATCCGGCATTTCTGGGCCGGCGAGATGAACGGCGCCACCGCCGATCCCGGCCAGGATCCGCGCGGCGCGCCCGACCTGATGCCGCTGTGGACCATTCTGGACGTCACGCCGGAGGGGCGGGGCACCGACTGGTATCCGAAGCTGCAATACTGA
- a CDS encoding phenylalanine-4-hydroxylase (product_source=KO:K00500; cath_funfam=1.10.800.10; cog=COG3186; ko=KO:K00500; pfam=PF00351; superfamily=56534; tigrfam=TIGR01267) produces MTAPATTLNQSTEKSRYLSAPRRPDFTLDQDWGSYSAAEHDRWDRLFARAQTVLKGRACDEFLTALNTLQLSESGIPDLEKLSARLKPLTGWQVVPVAELVPDEIFFDHLANRRFPAGAFIRPEHEMDYLQEPDIFHDVFGHVPLLANPVYADFMQAYGKGGQRALALGQLKNLARLYWYTVEFGLLRGADGLRIFGAGILSSATESVFALENESPNRIGFELERVMRTNYIIDDFQQSYFVIDSFEKLLEDSYQDFGPLYARLAGAPDIEADQLVADDRVINRGTLAYFKAKRAASAIH; encoded by the coding sequence ATGACAGCACCGGCCACCACCTTGAATCAGTCCACCGAGAAAAGCCGCTACCTCAGCGCGCCCCGCCGGCCGGATTTCACGCTGGATCAGGACTGGGGCTCCTACTCCGCCGCGGAACACGATCGCTGGGACCGGCTGTTCGCGCGCGCGCAAACTGTGTTGAAGGGCCGCGCCTGCGATGAATTCCTTACCGCGCTGAATACGCTGCAGCTGTCCGAATCCGGCATTCCCGATCTGGAGAAGCTCAGCGCCCGGCTGAAGCCGCTGACCGGCTGGCAGGTCGTGCCGGTCGCCGAACTGGTGCCCGACGAGATCTTCTTCGATCATCTCGCCAACCGCCGCTTTCCCGCCGGCGCGTTCATCCGGCCTGAGCACGAAATGGATTATCTGCAGGAGCCCGACATTTTCCACGACGTGTTCGGTCATGTGCCGCTGCTGGCCAATCCGGTCTATGCCGATTTCATGCAGGCCTACGGCAAAGGCGGCCAGCGCGCGCTGGCGCTTGGGCAACTCAAGAACCTGGCGCGGCTGTACTGGTACACGGTTGAATTTGGACTGCTGCGAGGCGCCGATGGCTTGCGCATCTTCGGCGCCGGCATCCTGTCGTCGGCGACGGAATCGGTGTTCGCGCTGGAAAATGAATCGCCGAACCGGATCGGCTTCGAGCTCGAACGGGTGATGCGGACCAACTACATCATCGACGATTTCCAGCAGAGCTATTTCGTCATCGACAGCTTCGAGAAACTGCTCGAGGACAGCTACCAGGATTTCGGCCCGCTCTATGCGCGGCTCGCCGGCGCGCCGGACATCGAGGCCGACCAGTTGGTCGCGGATGATCGTGTCATCAACCGCGGCACGCTGGCATATTTCAAGGCGAAGCGCGCGGCGTCAGCCATTCATTGA